From Actinomyces sp. oral taxon 171 str. F0337, one genomic window encodes:
- a CDS encoding slipin family protein gives MTTPTVAIAALAVLVLIALALSLKIITQYERGIVFRLGRLRPVYEPGLHLVVPFLERLVRVDTRVVTLTIPPQEVITEDNVPARVNAVVLFNVTDPVKAVMAVENYAIATSQIAQTTLRSVLGRVDLDTVLAHRSALNADLRDIIEKLTEPWGVEVSVVEIKDVEIPEQMQRAMARGAEAERERRAKIINARGELQASEELRQAADTLSKSPASLQLRYLQTLLELGADQNSTVVFPLPMDIIGPLLERFGPQAALSDADDDEGDE, from the coding sequence ATGACTACTCCCACCGTCGCCATCGCGGCCCTGGCCGTCCTCGTCCTGATCGCCCTGGCGCTCTCGCTCAAGATCATCACCCAGTACGAGCGGGGCATCGTCTTCAGGCTGGGGCGTCTGCGACCCGTCTACGAGCCCGGCCTGCACCTGGTCGTCCCCTTCCTCGAGCGCCTGGTACGGGTCGACACCCGAGTGGTCACCCTGACCATCCCGCCCCAGGAGGTCATCACGGAGGACAACGTGCCGGCGCGCGTCAACGCCGTCGTCCTGTTCAACGTCACCGACCCCGTCAAAGCCGTCATGGCGGTGGAGAACTACGCGATCGCCACCTCCCAGATCGCGCAGACAACGCTGAGATCCGTCCTCGGCCGGGTCGACCTGGACACCGTGCTCGCCCACCGCAGCGCCCTGAACGCCGACCTGCGTGACATCATCGAAAAGCTCACCGAGCCCTGGGGCGTGGAGGTCAGCGTCGTCGAGATCAAGGACGTCGAGATCCCCGAGCAGATGCAGCGGGCCATGGCCCGTGGAGCCGAGGCCGAACGTGAGCGCCGCGCCAAGATCATCAACGCCCGCGGTGAGCTCCAGGCCTCCGAGGAGCTGCGTCAGGCGGCGGACACGCTCTCGAAGTCACCAGCCTCCCTCCAGCTGCGCTACCTGCAGACCCTTCTGGAGCTCGGCGCCGACCAGAACTCCACGGTCGTCTTCCCCCTGCCGATGGACATTATCGGCCCGCTCCTGGAGCGCTTCGGCCCCCAGGCCGCTCTGTCGGACGCTGACGACGACGAGGGCGACGAATGA
- a CDS encoding nitric-oxide reductase large subunit produces the protein MSSAATTEGAVSRRARLIGKGWIQGVALVMLFGFTVMGLLAYRTYTNSMPQPQKVVTESGETVFTTQDITEGQKLFQARGLMEYGSILGHGGYLGPDFTAEYLRMEATSVKEQLAAQGVANPADATKEMMRTNRYDPSTGTLVWTDEQVKAYNEAVSHYTTMFGPEAHSHGLKPDLITDPVQVKQVTAFFGWTAWGSSAQRPGHDYSYTNNWPAESLVGNAPTGDLMIWSVLSLIVLIGGTGVMFAIYGRWSQKIGWHSEEAPALSFRQPEEIGLTKSQRVVAWYVFTIAALFLVQTLLGALAEHYRADVLSFFGFDLGRLLPFSLARTWHVQLSLFWTAIGLLAAGLFLTPFIARREPKKQHVLVWILFIAATVVVVLSCLAEGASQHGLSWAKGPLFAQQWEYLDLPFVFQVLLTLALFVWVFIIWRAMRSRLRNEHVANMPWLFMFAALAIPAFYAVGMMARTGTHVTVAEFWRFWVVHLWVEDFLELFTTVMVAYVFVLLGVVRERIALGIIFMDIILYSAGGVIGTMHHLYFSGTPVEHMALGAFFSAAEVIPLTFLTVEAWAFMQLGANRHGKEAGPFPHRWAVMFLMAVGFWNFLGAGVFGFLVNLPIVSYYEIGTALTANHAHASMMGVYGFMALALGMFALRYLVPADKWPEKLAKTSFWSLNIGLAWMCFATLLPLGILQLRYSVGTGYFEARQLTYVTNSVNTIIEWGRMPGDLIFIIGGVLPYLYIAFLGLRNWRRGRTVDTFAEDALYEEIKGGRKVWRGERAELND, from the coding sequence ATGTCATCCGCTGCCACGACTGAGGGGGCGGTCTCCCGGCGCGCTCGCCTCATCGGCAAGGGGTGGATCCAGGGCGTCGCCCTGGTCATGCTCTTCGGGTTCACCGTCATGGGCCTGCTGGCCTATCGCACCTATACCAACTCCATGCCTCAGCCACAGAAGGTGGTCACTGAGAGCGGCGAGACCGTCTTCACGACGCAGGACATCACCGAGGGGCAGAAGCTCTTCCAGGCCAGAGGGCTCATGGAGTACGGCTCCATCCTGGGGCACGGCGGCTACCTCGGTCCTGACTTCACTGCCGAGTACCTCCGTATGGAGGCCACGAGCGTCAAGGAGCAGCTCGCCGCCCAGGGGGTTGCCAACCCGGCGGACGCCACCAAGGAGATGATGCGGACCAACCGCTATGACCCCTCCACGGGAACCCTGGTGTGGACCGATGAGCAGGTCAAGGCCTACAACGAGGCGGTCAGCCACTACACCACGATGTTCGGGCCCGAAGCCCACAGTCACGGTCTCAAGCCGGATCTCATCACCGATCCCGTCCAGGTCAAGCAGGTGACGGCCTTCTTCGGCTGGACCGCCTGGGGCTCGTCCGCGCAGCGCCCGGGGCACGACTACTCGTACACGAATAACTGGCCTGCCGAGTCCCTGGTAGGTAACGCGCCCACCGGCGACCTCATGATCTGGTCGGTCCTGTCGCTGATCGTCCTCATTGGTGGAACCGGGGTCATGTTCGCCATCTACGGCCGCTGGAGCCAGAAGATCGGCTGGCACTCCGAGGAGGCCCCGGCGCTGTCCTTCCGACAACCTGAGGAGATCGGGCTGACCAAGTCGCAGAGGGTGGTTGCGTGGTACGTCTTCACCATTGCCGCCCTGTTCCTCGTTCAGACGCTCCTGGGAGCCCTGGCCGAGCACTACCGGGCCGATGTGCTGTCGTTCTTCGGCTTCGACCTGGGCCGGCTCCTGCCCTTCTCCCTGGCCCGCACCTGGCACGTCCAGCTCTCCTTGTTCTGGACGGCCATCGGGCTGCTGGCTGCAGGCCTGTTCCTGACCCCGTTCATCGCCAGGCGCGAGCCGAAGAAGCAGCACGTGCTGGTGTGGATCCTGTTCATCGCGGCCACGGTCGTCGTCGTCCTGTCCTGCCTGGCGGAGGGGGCCAGCCAGCACGGCCTGAGCTGGGCCAAGGGGCCGCTGTTCGCCCAGCAGTGGGAGTATCTCGACCTCCCCTTCGTCTTCCAGGTGCTGCTGACCCTGGCCCTGTTCGTCTGGGTATTCATCATCTGGCGCGCCATGCGCTCGCGCCTGAGGAACGAGCACGTGGCGAACATGCCCTGGCTGTTCATGTTCGCCGCCCTGGCGATCCCCGCCTTCTATGCCGTGGGGATGATGGCGCGCACCGGTACCCATGTCACTGTCGCCGAGTTCTGGCGCTTCTGGGTGGTGCACCTGTGGGTCGAGGACTTCCTCGAGCTGTTCACCACCGTCATGGTCGCCTACGTGTTCGTCCTCCTGGGCGTGGTCCGGGAGAGGATCGCACTGGGCATCATCTTCATGGACATCATCCTGTACTCCGCCGGAGGCGTCATCGGCACCATGCACCACCTCTACTTCTCCGGCACGCCGGTGGAGCACATGGCTTTGGGTGCCTTCTTCTCAGCGGCCGAGGTGATCCCCCTGACCTTCCTGACGGTTGAGGCCTGGGCCTTCATGCAGCTGGGCGCCAACCGCCACGGCAAGGAGGCCGGCCCCTTCCCGCACCGCTGGGCCGTCATGTTCCTCATGGCTGTCGGCTTCTGGAACTTCCTGGGCGCCGGTGTCTTCGGTTTCCTGGTCAACCTGCCCATCGTGTCCTACTACGAGATCGGGACCGCGTTGACGGCCAACCACGCCCACGCCTCCATGATGGGTGTCTACGGCTTCATGGCGCTGGCGCTGGGGATGTTCGCCCTGCGCTACCTGGTGCCGGCCGACAAGTGGCCCGAGAAGCTCGCCAAGACCTCCTTCTGGAGCCTCAACATCGGCCTGGCATGGATGTGCTTCGCCACCTTGCTGCCGCTGGGCATCCTCCAGCTGCGCTACTCGGTGGGAACGGGCTACTTCGAGGCTCGCCAGCTCACCTACGTCACCAACTCGGTCAACACGATCATCGAGTGGGGACGGATGCCCGGAGACCTCATCTTCATCATCGGCGGAGTCCTGCCCTACCTCTACATCGCCTTCCTGGGACTGAGGAACTGGCGTCGTGGACGAACAGTGGACACCTTCGCCGAGGACGCCCTCTACGAGGAGATCAAGGGCGGGCGCAAGGTCTGGCGCGGTGAGCGCGCGGAGCTGAACGACTGA